From a region of the Candidatus Angelobacter sp. genome:
- a CDS encoding HEAT repeat domain-containing protein, protein MKPAALSKRYTVAIVVLLALTTAGWFVWHTREPHYEGRAVSYWVEQLLHDNSKAREALRNIGPAAVPALARVVNRRRSPFWAHLEKWRPKLPAFIARKIPNRALDQLLQERAIDVLFGFGPAAAPAVPALVGVDASLNDFIGFGSAGLAHATLLQIGPAGLPYFIELLKSVDPNIRAKAASYIGHLGSQAGPAAPALARALTDSNPSVRNSAVTALGQIGALAGAALPGLKAALGMYDDSFRLAVIDALWKTGRESTTTVPILIRILSDQRNPNRAGAATLLGEFGPAARAALPALTNVLAEEFSYTRVKAEEALRKIDAQPATGAAP, encoded by the coding sequence ATGAAACCCGCCGCGTTGTCCAAACGTTACACCGTGGCAATCGTCGTCCTGCTCGCCCTCACTACGGCGGGATGGTTTGTCTGGCACACACGGGAACCGCACTACGAAGGCCGGGCGGTCAGCTACTGGGTCGAGCAGCTGCTTCACGATAATTCCAAGGCGCGGGAGGCTTTGCGCAACATCGGCCCGGCCGCCGTGCCGGCCCTCGCTCGCGTGGTGAACAGAAGGAGAAGTCCGTTCTGGGCGCACCTTGAAAAGTGGCGTCCGAAGTTGCCGGCGTTTATCGCACGCAAAATACCCAATCGGGCGCTCGACCAATTGCTCCAGGAACGCGCGATCGATGTCCTCTTTGGCTTCGGGCCGGCCGCGGCGCCCGCGGTCCCGGCGCTGGTCGGAGTGGACGCCAGTTTGAACGATTTTATCGGTTTCGGTTCCGCCGGACTTGCGCATGCGACCCTGCTGCAAATTGGCCCGGCCGGATTGCCTTACTTCATCGAGCTGTTGAAAAGCGTCGACCCGAACATCCGCGCGAAAGCCGCGTCATACATCGGACATCTTGGTTCGCAAGCAGGCCCGGCTGCTCCCGCACTGGCCAGGGCGCTGACGGACTCGAACCCGTCGGTGCGCAACTCCGCAGTCACCGCTCTCGGCCAGATTGGTGCGCTGGCTGGCGCCGCGCTTCCCGGGCTCAAAGCCGCGTTGGGCATGTATGATGATTCCTTCCGTCTGGCGGTGATTGACGCGCTTTGGAAGACTGGCCGCGAATCCACGACCACGGTGCCGATCCTGATCAGAATTCTGAGCGATCAAAGAAATCCAAACCGCGCCGGCGCTGCGACGCTGCTCGGCGAGTTTGGCCCCGCTGCCAGGGCTGCGCTACCTGCCCTGACGAACGTGCTCGCTGAAGAGTTCAGCTACACGCGGGTCAAAGCGGAGGAGGCGCTGCGGAAGATTGACGCACAGCCGGCAACGGGAGCAGCGCCTTGA
- a CDS encoding DNA mismatch repair protein MutS, with protein MSSDAQLTPMMAQYRRIQSELPKDALLLFRLGDFYELFFEDAQTGAQLLNVALTRRGVIPMCGIPFHAAGGYIAKLLKAGRKVAICDQTEDARPGQLVKREVTQILSPGTHFDERILTAGRNNYLTAICRVGGAFGLAFTDFTTSDFKATEVETESALLAELERLRPAEVILPGDAASLRALLQAAFPLVNVYEDWVFAPETAQFTLRDHFKVASLDGFGFKSRAAGTGAAGAVLHYLAHHLRRDVAHLTRLSFYQCTDYLALDAVTLRNLEILEPLHRDATNPGSLYAAVNRTVTPMGARRLRDWLSQPLAAVGPIRRRQEAVQAWIDNPSALESFRRYLTDVRDMERTINRLSVGTGNGRDLLALRLALEQIPALKDTLHSAGQASGLSRDEFRAVQEMREGTEPPGAGGALVLLLELASLISELPDLVELIARAIADEPPLAVKEGGLIRDGFDAGLDELRNASRGGKDWIAKLQQDEIERTGIASLKVRFNSVFG; from the coding sequence ATGAGCAGCGACGCCCAACTCACGCCGATGATGGCGCAGTACCGGCGCATCCAGAGTGAACTTCCCAAGGACGCGCTGCTGCTCTTCCGCCTCGGCGATTTCTATGAGCTTTTTTTCGAAGACGCGCAGACCGGCGCGCAACTGCTCAACGTCGCGCTCACCCGGCGCGGCGTCATTCCCATGTGCGGCATTCCGTTTCACGCAGCCGGCGGTTACATCGCGAAACTCCTGAAAGCCGGACGCAAGGTCGCCATCTGCGATCAGACGGAGGACGCGCGTCCTGGCCAGCTTGTGAAACGCGAGGTGACGCAGATCCTCAGCCCGGGCACGCACTTCGACGAGCGAATATTGACCGCCGGACGGAACAACTACCTCACCGCGATCTGCCGGGTTGGCGGCGCCTTCGGCCTCGCGTTTACGGACTTCACCACCAGCGACTTCAAGGCGACGGAAGTCGAAACCGAATCTGCCCTGCTCGCCGAATTGGAGCGATTGCGCCCGGCGGAAGTCATCCTCCCGGGCGACGCGGCCTCGCTTCGCGCGCTGTTGCAGGCCGCCTTCCCCCTTGTAAACGTCTATGAAGACTGGGTTTTCGCACCCGAAACCGCGCAGTTCACCTTGCGCGATCATTTCAAGGTTGCCTCGCTCGACGGTTTTGGATTCAAAAGCCGCGCGGCGGGCACCGGCGCGGCGGGCGCCGTCTTGCATTACCTGGCGCACCACCTCCGGCGCGACGTGGCGCATCTGACGCGGCTCTCGTTCTACCAATGCACCGATTACCTCGCGCTCGACGCCGTCACGCTGCGGAATCTCGAAATCCTCGAGCCGCTCCACCGCGACGCGACAAATCCGGGTTCGCTTTACGCTGCCGTCAACCGCACGGTGACACCAATGGGCGCGCGCCGCCTGCGCGACTGGCTCTCCCAACCGCTCGCGGCGGTCGGGCCGATTCGACGCCGGCAGGAGGCCGTGCAGGCGTGGATCGACAATCCATCCGCACTCGAAAGTTTCCGCCGGTACCTGACCGACGTGCGCGACATGGAGCGGACGATCAACCGGCTCAGTGTCGGCACCGGCAACGGGCGCGACCTGCTCGCCCTCCGCCTTGCCCTCGAACAAATTCCGGCGCTGAAGGACACGTTGCACAGCGCGGGACAGGCATCCGGCCTGTCTCGTGATGAATTCCGCGCAGTGCAAGAGATGAGGGAGGGGACAGAGCCACCCGGAGCGGGCGGCGCACTCGTTCTGCTTCTGGAGCTGGCGTCACTCATCAGCGAATTGCCCGACCTCGTCGAACTCATCGCGCGTGCCATCGCGGACGAGCCTCCGCTCGCGGTGAAGGAAGGCGGCCTGATCCGCGACGGCTTCGACGCCGGACTGGACGAACTGCGCAACGCTTCACGCGGCGGCAAGGATTGGATCGCGAAACTCCAGCAGGATGAGATCGAACGCACCGGCATCGCGTCGCTCAAGGTCCGGTTCAACTCCGTCTTCGGC
- a CDS encoding ribonuclease H-like domain-containing protein, which produces MARLIFDIETSALPRESFDETQQEYLFREAEKLPDAAAREARRAEILLQFNLWPLTAQVVCIAMLNAETARGQVLFQAGDFQEGADEAAAVRYVPCADEAELLGSFWEIGKKYGHVVTFNGRGFDVPFIYLRSAILNVPITRKDWLGYRFQTDPHCDLAEQLTFYGVSGREGAARRFNLDFYCKAFGIESPKSHGVTGMDVNRLLAEGRFRDIAEYCLRDVQATLELYNIWKERLAGIK; this is translated from the coding sequence ATGGCCAGATTGATTTTTGACATCGAGACCTCCGCGCTCCCGCGCGAGAGTTTCGATGAGACGCAGCAAGAGTATCTTTTCCGCGAGGCAGAAAAACTTCCCGACGCCGCGGCCCGCGAAGCCCGGCGTGCCGAAATCCTCCTGCAATTCAACCTGTGGCCGCTTACCGCGCAGGTGGTGTGCATCGCCATGCTGAATGCGGAGACTGCGCGCGGACAGGTTTTGTTTCAGGCCGGGGACTTTCAAGAGGGCGCGGACGAAGCCGCGGCGGTCAGATATGTTCCCTGCGCCGACGAGGCGGAGTTGCTCGGGTCCTTTTGGGAGATTGGGAAGAAATACGGGCACGTCGTCACCTTCAACGGCCGCGGCTTCGACGTGCCGTTCATTTATCTGCGCTCGGCGATTCTGAATGTGCCGATCACGCGCAAGGACTGGCTCGGCTACCGTTTTCAAACCGACCCGCACTGCGACCTTGCGGAACAGCTCACTTTCTACGGTGTCAGCGGACGGGAAGGCGCGGCCCGGCGCTTCAATCTTGATTTTTATTGCAAGGCGTTCGGCATCGAGTCGCCTAAGAGCCACGGCGTCACGGGGATGGACGTCAACCGGCTGCTGGCCGAAGGCCGCTTCCGCGACATCGCAGAGTATTGTTTGCGCGACGTGCAGGCTACGCTGGAGCTCTACAATATTTGGAAGGAACGGCTGGCCGGCATCAAGTAA